CAACGACCGCGTAAAATTGCGTTTCCTCTCCGCTAAGAGCTCGCGTCGGTTTCAAGTcgcgagctcttaacgaataaatactgtacactttttttcaaatattatgtTCAGTGTTCCGAATTCGAAGATACCTCGTTGGATCCCGTTTCCACGAAGCACGTGGAAAATACACGATACAcaagattttgatgtttctcacaATACTCTCGATCCCATCTCTAATGAGGATCTAGTGATGTTTCTTCACAGATAGAACAAAAACGTTTTTGGGTATTAAAGTGACACGTTCTCTGTGTCCTTGCTCCGTTTGCGTATTTATCGCAGATGATCGGCCTTACACTCGAAAAACaacaataggaattactcgagggtCTTAATACCTCTATTCCGTGTGTCCACGAAGACGTCTCGTTTGTTCAATTtcacgaaaagaaacaaaacggaAAACTCATCCGGCACGTACGAggtatcgaaacgaacaaataaaaaaaaagaaaaaaaaagtcgacAAGGAACGTTATCTCTGTTGTTTCGCGTGGTCTCGTCGGGGCTGTTCgaatagaaaacaaaaaaaattacacgtatAAAAAAACAATCTGTGCACGTGTGCACGTGACTAACTCTAGTCACTAAGTCAAGCAATCACTGATCTAAATTCTATACAGAAGGATCTGTTTGTAAACTACCGTGAATTCTTTTGGGATAGGTGATACACAACGTTAATCAATGACGAGGACCAAGCTTTTTGTTCGCAAGCTGTGCCTCCGGAAGTGTTATCAGCTTGTCACACAGGTTCAAGAATGAGAAATTGACGAACGGCGGATGGGGGATTCGCAACGGTTCTGTTTATAgaaaataatgtttttttttttttgtctgttGTGCTCCGTTTGTCTTTTTACACACACACGTGCTTCTGATCACGAGCACGAACTTACATGGACCGGCGCGATGTTCTTTACTCCATTGCGGAGGGCGCCTTGCGGGCCTTCTGTTGCGGCTACACAGGGACATAGAGATTTGAGAATTAGAGATCCTGTATTGCAATACCTCTTGTGCGCGAGGTACGCGGAACTATGTTTCCCAAATTGTGACTCGAGCTACGATTTTTCCTCACTGGGTTTGGAATTGCTATCGTTTTTTGAATTTTCTACAGGTAGAATATTTCTGACCGGGGGATATACCGCAACAGGACGCGGGTGTAGCACGACACGCCTGAAGAGATCCGTTTTCCGAGAAGACGATACGTAAATCGTTTTCCTCGCCACGTTAAACAACTACCGTTCCATTTACTCTCTTTGCAGCATCTCACGAGCTAATTCGGAAATACCAAGTTTCGCAACTTAACGTTTCCTTAATATCTTTCTCGAGTTTCTATCGTACGGTGTTAATAACGAGAAACTTATTCCTACAAAGGATCGGTCTTCTATCTCGACAATATCAATCAAGAGGTTAATGCTTCGTAATACTTCGTTTCCTCGATATTAGATTCTTGAGTCTAACAACTTGCAAATTTGTACTTGCGTTACTAAACCCTTTGCgttgtataaatatacatatatttatatcggAGAGTCTCTAATTAATCAAGTTGGAGAAGTTTCCTTCTGTTTGGTCTCTGTCCCTGTTACTGTTTACACGAGTCCCTTCGTTTCCTAACGGTTATGCGTTGAAAGTATATATTTCCTAACACGGAACGAACTAAAGTTTCCGACGATACAAAGAGAAACGCTATTGAAAGAAATCGGTATTGTACTCGCGAGAAACAACGGTCCAGTGATTCAGCTTACCGCTGGGCTCAGTCCGCGCGCGGCACTTCCTCCACGTCCCTTGGTGCGGAACTTGGTGATCGCCTGTTCAGCTAGATCCGCCCTCTCCTCTGCTTCttcaagttcctgttgcgcttTGCGGAATTTGGCAAGATTCAGAGCAGCTATCTCTTCAGCCTCCTCGATCTGTCTCTTGTACGTCTTAATCTTCTGCTGAAGTTTGTCGACAAGATCTTGCATGCGCTCGTGGTTCTTGCGGTCTTCATCCGCCTGAAATTAACGCAGTTATTATTGCAACTGGGATTACAACTAGATTTGAATCAATGTTCACGCGTTACCAGAAGTTTCGAATTCGAAGAACGGCGAAACAATCGCGTTATAAATCTGTCATAGATTGTATCTGgttttatcgatcgaagaatcggCGAAATCGACTCGTACCTGGAAGCTCAACTCCTTGATACGGCGTTCGGACTTGCGGAGGTTCTTCTGAGCATCAGCGTGTCTCCTTTGTTCTCCATCCAATTCGTTCTCCAGTTCGCGGACGCGTTGTTCAAGTTTCTGGATAGCCTTCTTGCCACCTTTGAGGGCGTTTGCCTCGGCTTCGTCCAGACGCACCTGGAGCTCCTTGATTTGAGTCTCGAGAGCCTTGCGCAGTTTCTCTTGAGTTTGAGCGTGATCTTGCTCGGCTCGGAGTTCGTCGGCCAATCTAGCCGCGTCGACCATTGCcttctttgccttctcttcgGAGTTCTTCGCTTCGTTCAGAAGTTCATCCAGATCAGACTGAAACAATTGATTTTCTTCAAATTCCGTgccttcgaataaaaatatttcggtcAACTTTCTACCGTGAGTAACATTTTTAGAAACTATCGTTAACGAATAATCAAGAACGAACGATCCTGTTGATCGTTGCGTTTCGTACAACACGCCTAAAAGTGACCTAAAAGTAATACTCACGTGGAGGGTCTGGAGTTCAGCTTCGAGTTTCCTCTTGGCAGCGGATATAGAGGCATTCTGAGCACCAAGTTCGTTGAGTTGCTCATGGCAGTCGGCCAATTCTTGTTCTGCCTGGCGACGTCCGCGATCCGCTTGTTCCAGAAGAGTGCGGCTTTCTTCGAGTTCGTTCTGCAGTGCGTTGGCCCGACGTTCTGAGATTCCAAGGAGTTCTCTTGCCTCGTCGCGCGCTCGTTGTTCCTCTTCAAGAGCGGTCTGCACGTCCTTCAGTTGTTGTTGGTATCTCTTGATGTTCTTCTGGGCCTCAGCGTTCGCCTTGTTCGCGTGATCCAGAGCGATTTCCAATTCGTTGATGTCGGCCTCGAGCTTCTTCTTCATGCGCAGCGCCTCAGCTTTGCCCTGGAAATTACGCAACATTCGCGtccaattaaaaattttacgagCTACTAAATTTAACGATTGCGATTTTCGATCATCGAAAATCAGGAGACAACCATTCAACGTGTTCGTTCTCAACCGACCTTGGCTTCTGCTTCGAGGGATGCTTGCATGGAATCGAGAGCACGTTGGTGATTCTTTCTGGTGTTTTCGAATTCTTCCTCTTTCTCCTGGATACGGCGGTCAATCTCCTGTCGAACTTGGCTAAGTTCAAGCTGGCTGCGGAGAACCTTGTTCTCTTCTTGTTCGAGAGCAGCTTCGGCCTCCTCGAGTGCGGCTTGAAGTTCATCCTTCTCAGCCTCCAGGCGCTTCCTGGCCTTCTCGATCTCGTGGATGTTGCGTCCACCCTCGCCGATTTGGTCCAGAAGATCTTTGACTTCGTCGGCAAGGTTCTTGTTTTCGCGGCGTACTGCCTCCAGTTGTTCCTGGCCTTCCTCGTATGCACCTTCATTCGAAAAGCAAACAACGTATTAATCCATGCTACCTTCTATtgaaaccctttgcactcgattaTTCTTCGCTACTAGAAACCAACGCTTCGAAAGAATCCttcgagtcgtaaaattaatccggaacggaacattttcacaTACTTGGCATATATACGTTTACGaaaacgtgatatttaaattccaatttgaattacaAACCACGAACGTTTTCCCGGGTCGGAATCGGTACACCGAACTAGGTAGcgaccgagggtctcctctcgagtccaaagggttaaacgaaCCGATGTTCAACGTTAACGCGACCTCTCGAGTTGAACTTCGAAAGAGACGTTTCGCTGAAAGAAGTAGAAGTACCGTACCTCTGAGCCTGAACAGTTCCGTGCTGTAGTTGCGGCATTCCTTTTGGCTGGCGTCGAGTTCGGCGGCAAGATCGTCGACCTTGAGCTTCCATTCGCCAATAATCTTGTCGAAGGCCTTCTGTTTCTTCTCGGCAGCGTTGGCAATTGCTGTTGCACGGTCGACCTCGATCTGCAGGTCCTCGACCTCCGTCGATAATCTCTGTTTCGTTTTCTCGAGCGCGATGACCTTCTGGTTGAGGGATTCGATGGTCTCCTCCGCTTCCGCCAAACGTGCCTGCAACTTTCTCTTAGCTTCCTCGAGTTCTTCCGCTCTTGCAACGCCCTCGGACTCGTACTTGGTACGCCACAATTGGGCCTCCGCGTTCGCCTTGCTCAGCTGCCTCTGTAGATCAGCCTTGCCCTCCGCCTCTTCCTCGACTTGTTCCCGAATGTTGTCCAGATCGTGTTCCAGGTTACGGAATTTGCCAAGCAGTGTGGCGCGTTCCCTTCCTTCCTCGTCGGCCAATCGTTTCGTGTCCTCGAGTTGCGTGGTGAGCGAGATCTTGATTTTGGAAAGCTGGCTAACTTGGGACTCGGCCTCCTCCAGTTGGCGCAGGAGGTCGCTGTTCTCGATCGACAGCTTCTTCTTGGCGGCGTCGAAGTCGTTCAGGGTGCGGTTCACCTCTTCGAGTTTACCCTGGGTCTCGTTCAATTGGTGTTGCAATTGCTTGACGATCTTCTCTTGGGCGGCCTTTGTTCGAaatgttggaaatatttaatcgaacgCCTCGAATCGATCGCTCGAGCTTCGAATTTACGTTTGGACGATCCTTCCGGAAGGATTTCGTGGCGAACGTGGAATATTTACCAGCACGATGCGATCGTGCCCAATGGAAAGACGAACGAACTCTGATAGACCGATCGGTGAACAATTTTTGATGTTAAATATCGTCCAAACGTCAACTCGAGCTTCAAATAGAAATGTACACACGAGGAGCAAGCTTTGCAATCTGGACACACTTTCCAACGGTGCAAGGTATGTACGAAAACATTCACGAGATTCATGGAATCTTCCTCAAACTCGTTTCCTCTCTCAGCTGCAACGGCTACCCGATGAAGCTGTTAGTTGCGTTAGTTTGCCGAATTAGGAAGGATTTTCGAACGGACGTCTTACCTTCTCGTTGCTCAGGTGGTCTACGCTCGCGCGCATGTCGTTCAATTCGCTGAAGTATTGCACCTTCTCTTTCTCAACCCTGGTTTTCATTGAAACAGATTCGAAGAGAATGATTAGTGACCAGGGAGGATAAAATTAGATAGACGACATTTTGGTTACGATGAAATACATTActggaagaaatatttcaaagataTCGACGGAAACCTGAAAATTAATCACAGAGACAAGGGGAACATTTTCGTGCTCATTCCGATACGTCGAAGGTTGGACAAAAAACAATCTACGAAGAGTAACGAATCGCTGTTTagtatgaaaaagaaaaaacaaattgtAGTCCCTCCGGTCAATTACAGCGTTTGAAAACAGAATTTTGATTCCGTGCtaactctgaaagtagatcgagAACACAAAACAGGAAGAAAAGACAGACACGACAGatgatttttcaaacaaatttcgaataaacaGGGTCTCGACATTCTCGTTGTTTTTAATGTACCTTTTCGCGGGCAACCTGATCCGTCGTGGCACGAGAATTATTCAGCTCGGAGTGGATGTCATGACGGCCCTTTTCGGCTCTATTGAAAACATCGCATTACGTTCTCGATTCTTTGAAAACGTTCATCGTTACGTTAAACGcaaagtaaatttcttcgttgctAATATATATAGTTTCTACAGTCTCTAGAAAATCTTCTACACCGAGAGATCAATATTTCGGACTAAATCTTAACCTGTATAGTATCTTTCGAGTACTTCTACAAGCTGAGGAATCCGATCACGAACAGAAAGAAACATTCTTTTCTCTAATAACATAATTTCTCGTACTTGGAGACACTCGAACTCAATCGATCATTACCGTTAATCGTCGAGAATTAAAGGGTGTCCCAAATATCACCGGTAGATTTGAATTTACTCGAAAAAGTAAAGTAAGCTGTCccaattatcaccggtcgatttgaatttactTGAAAAAGTAAAGTAAGCTGTCCCAAATATCATCGGTAGATTTGAATTTACTTGGAAAAGTAAAGTAAGTTGTCccaattatcaccggtcgatttgaatttactCGAAAAAGTAAAGTAAGCTGTCCCAATTattaccggtcgatttgaatttactCGAAAAAGTAAAGTAGGCTGTCCCGTTTataaccggtcgatttactttatcAAGTAAGttcgaatcgaccggtgataataGGGACACCTTGAAGAAGTTCTAGTCCGTTCGTGTGGATGCGATATAATATCGATAAGTGTCAATGTCACCGTCTCACCTAGCCTTGAGCTTGTTGAGTGTGTCAATTTGTTCTCCCATTTCGGCAACGGCATCGTTATGCTTCTTGCGCAAGCTGGCAAGGGTAGCTTCGTGCTGAATGTTGGCTTCCTCGAGGTCCCTGCGAAGCTTGCTAAGTTCAGCCTCCCTCTTCTTGTTGAGCTCGATTTGAGCAGAGGTGGCGCCACCAGCTTCTTCGAGACGTTCGCCAAGTTCCTCAAGTTCTCGTGCAAGGTCGCTGCGTTGTTTCTCAGCTTTCACGCGAGAACCACGCTCAGCTTCGATCTTTTGTAAACAGAGACGTAGACGTTCGATGTACACTCGAGCCAATTGTGAAAACCGAAAGTACATTTCTCTTTTTCGATAAACTTACTTCttcctcgagttcttcgataCGTGCTTGCAGTTCCTTGATCTGTTTCTGTAACTTGCCGACCAAGGACTGTTCGTCTTCGAGTTTAGCGGTTAAGGACGAGAGTTCCTTGTCCTTGCGTTGGATAGTTTGCTCGAGTTCCTTCTTGTTTCTCTCGAGGTCAGCAACGGCTTCTTGTGTGAGTTTCAAGTCACCCTCAACCTTCCTCTTGGACTTCTCTACGTCAGCCCTGTGGAAAcaattatgtaaaattattaaatttaccgGTTTGCACGGTACCAAACATTAATATGAACCAATTATAACTCTTCTGTTACAGCTTCGAAGCGAATTCGTCTCGGAAAATGTATCTATCTCTTTTAAgataagaatataaagaaacattttttaaaaattctttttaaattcattttaccgtcgaaaatgtttgaaattgtaATCGTTAAAATATACTGACCGTGATTTCTTTTCACGTTCAAGGGaatcctcaagttcgtcaagagTATGCTCGAGTTTGATTTTGACTTTGTTAAGGTGGTTGACCTTGTCTTCGGCAGCCTGGAGCTCCTCGCCAGTCTTCTGGTTAACCTCACCCTGGTTCTTCTTCTCTTTGTTCAATTTGTTGATCAATTCGTCTTGGTGAGCAATCTCGTCGTTCAAGTTGCGTATTTGGTGATCCTTCGTTGCTTTGTCTTGCTCTGACTTCTGGAGATTGAGCTCGAGGTCTTCGATGTCTTTTTTCAAACCAGCTACCTCCTGTTCGAGTTTCTTCTTATTTTGGAAGAGGTTGTTTCTTGAGTCTTCTTCTTCCTTGAATCTATCGTTAAGGTCCTGTGATAGATAAAATAAAAGTTAACGGATACTCTATGGATGCTatcgtatttttcttcgcgttGGTTCACCTTACGATAAGAGTGAACATTTTCTTAGCTGCCACTGttcgatattttcgttcgaaagtagtatCGATTCGTTGCACTTCGTTCTCAAGGGTACTCTTCAATCGATCGTATTAAATATGTTTAATAATaagaatgtattatataatttgaTCGTTGCTTCTCAATATTTTTCCTCGCGTTGGTTCACCTTACGATAAGAGTGAAACATTTTCTTAGCTACCACTGTTCGatgttttcgttcgaaagtagtatCGATTCATTCTCACGGGCACTTTTCGATCTCatcgtattaaatatatttaataataagaacgtattatataatttgATCGTTGCTTctcaatattcaataattttcagctgcagtaaaaattaattttgatcttcACAGCACGATGCATACTATTATTTAATACATCCGAGTGTTACTTTACTCCAGATCCATTGCTCGAGTATGTACACGTAATGCAACGTTGCATTACGAcgatagaaatatatatttaatagcgACTCGTGTTCGATGGAGGATTCAGTGTCGTACTCGATTAACTGGATGTATTTATATCTAACATAttcgacaaaaatattcaacaagTAGTCCACTTGGTCCCGATATTATTATACAGGCTTAAAAATATTGCGTTACGACGATGCGGATGAATTGAGTAAACATAAACAAGTAGAATCATCTGGCAAGCTGAGATGATGCGTGGGTGTTGAATCATTCGTTACAAGAAGAAGGCTAGTTCATGGAAGTGGCTTTCGATCCAAGGACGCGAAGAACGTCAAAGAACATCTCGAGGAGTCTACCACGAAGTGGAAAATCAGCAACACTGATGTTCGATGAtactaaataaatattactttttaaaGGATTTGCGAACCACCGTGTTAGAATCGCAAAAAAAATGATTCATGCTCGAAGAAACGCGAGCTTTCGAGTATTATAGCGTATCGTTATGATATcacttattatttattaaccgtTACGGTGAATCACAGACCTCTGGTGGAAAGTATTGCATCATTCGTTTACCTAACACCTTTAGAAATAACtgttcgtattatttttactttcgtatAAATAGCAATTGCACGAAAATGTAATTATCTCAATTGGAGAGTATAAATAACAGTGTAAGTTACCAAATGCCGTAGAAATAATACTAAAAGAATAgttaaaattgttcgaacgaaacgtgaaTAAATTCATTTACTCGCCGGAAGTAAACATTCGTCGCAAGGTGTATTTAATGCTACATTATCAAACTGAACGAACTTCAAATTAAATCGAATACATTGTTGCgtgttatttattatattggctatttcgtattaattattttatcatcgtaccttttctttttttacgcatATCGATAAAGTTCACGAGACCTTTTCGGAAGATTACTCAAGATTCCTGTCACGCGATTGttttgcaacgaagaaagacgtcGTTCGAGTGGTGcacgaaaatggaaaaaaaagattACCGATGATATCGAACGGTCATTGTCTTCCATCGATTCCGTTTTCAAGATTTTATCATCCCGATGTTGACACAATCCTCTTAAATAAAGTTCAGAAGTCTAACTCGGACCAATATTATCCACGATCGTCTCGTCGACCACACGATCGttttgcaacgaagaaagacgtcGTTCGAGTGGTGCACGAAAATGGCAAAAAAAATTACCGATGATATCGAACGGTCATTGTCTTCCATCGATTCCGTTTTCAAGATTTTATCGTCCCGATGTTGACACGATCCTCTTAAATGAAACACGAATTGTACGAACACGAGTTACGAAGATTCAGCCACGACAATAACACCCGATGTAGGGTAAACGCAACCGAGATAATTCCGTAAAGTTAAAAGACGAAGCGAAAGTACCCTAGACGGAGGTACTTTAATCGATTCGAGACGAAGAGGATCTCTCGAACGAAGACGTACGGTCAAGAAGTTCCACGATGACGCATATAAGTGTACCGACGTATAAATACATCTTACACCTGTTACCTCCTTCGTTTTCTCGGCTGTTCCAGCGCATAGCCACGCCCACTTTTAATAACCTGGAATCTGGGATCGACGGTGGCTAAATTTGGCTCCTTTAAGGTAGGGGAAAGCTGTTCAATGTTTCCTCTCCCCGACAACCGCGTTAAGCCAGTTTAAACGATTTTTTCTGTTATTCTACTACTTTCCTCCCTAGCCGAGCCGCGCGCGGCGTCGCGTTAATTACAAATTTACTTCCTGCTATCGCGAATATCTCGTACGAGTTCAACCGGCTCGCGATAAAATCGACCCGCGGAGCTATTGATAGGGCTTTACGGTCGTTCATTTAGTTCCTTAACGAACGGTTGAACGAAAAGGGGCCTCGTCTTGAAATTGCACTCGACTCACAGAGAGATCCGCTAATCTCTCCGTACCATTAGTAACAGGTATAAATATCGAAAACGTGAACGCGTATTGCTCCTTGGAAAAACGATGCGCGTAACGATCGATCCGGATTCAGAGTTTCAAATATTCTAACATCGAgcgagaaaatttttttccatgcGTAAACGATTGTCTAAAAGTTACTCCTCGGTTGTAGAAAGTCACAGGCTATTTGAATTATTAAATGGTTTAAATTGTAACAACGTTCTCCCAACGGGGAATAAAACGTGTAAGAATACGGTTAGTGAAGAATTTCATCGTTTAATAATCGTGAGgatattattgtaatttaaattttaaacttgctacaaaaatttttctATCGCAGATTGTACGCTTGGGTACGTCCGAAGAGGACTGGGAGCAACGCGGTCGAAAGCGAAAGAAGCacgtaaatatgtaaataaatttgttactCGGTATCGTCGCGTTTTAAACTGTTATTGCGGTGTTAAATATTCGCGAGTTACTCGCACGATATTTATTACGCTTCTCTTTTCAACGTTGCGTTTCGTAAAAGTGTCGTCCGCTTGATCGAACCGCGACGATCTCGTAATTTTCGACACGTGGCTGCTCGATATCATTTATCGCTCGATCTTGGCGATTCTCTCCCCATAAATTCGACGTTACGGACAGAATGGTCGCGATAGTCGTGCGTATGAGCCATTTCCTGTCCGCACAAAGAGGTCTCGAAAGACGCACGAAGCGATCCTAAATTCAATCTCGAAACGAGCCTGCGACAGTCCAACTGGTGTCAACAGAAAATATGTGCTGGTCGCCGGTTTAAAAGGCACCCGTTAAAAATAGTCTGGAATTCTGGAACGAGCCTCGGTTCCCCACGATGTAaccaaactcccctttctcgagaATCACTTTCGTTACGAATTCTTATGTATCTTCGTGAGCTGTCCGCAAACCCGAGACTCGGAACGTGACAGCGAAGAAATAGTTACCGTCACGGTAGGTTACACGTTAATTCGTATGATAAAGTTACATCGATATCACAAATTGTTTTTCATTGAATtttcgaaagagaaataatcttcgtctttgaaaatattctacaacAGATATTCATCCGTTTCGATTTGTTCtcccttttcatttttttataaatcgatGATTGCATTCTGATCTGTCAAGCTTTTCATCGAATCTGTGATACAATTCTCTGTCGAGTAGTTAGGTTAATCTCAATAGTAACTTTCTGTATCAACGATTATAAAGATCCAATTTCTTTACCATCTTATCTAAATATTTAATACTACTATTTCCTGGAAAACTTCGTCCTCTTATTGGAACTGTTTTTCACCGTATGCGAACATTTTACAATCGTTTGTATCAATCAGCAGGTTACTGTATCCTTTTCACTTCGGTAGTTAGTtactttttgtataaaattgccAAATGGAATGTTTTTCTTAGCTTCGGACTTTTACCGATATATTTAAACGAAGAACCAATTTAACTacgttttattcattttttatacatCGAGAAAGATCCAAAATCAAAATTAACTATCGTGCCGATATTGGTTctatcgattattattttatataaaaaaaaagtgacCGAAATAATCTTTGGAAATGTTAAACATCGATGGAATAAAAAGATTCGGGCGCGTCGTCTCGAAAACAGGGCGGAGAAATAATAAGAGAGACcggaatgaaaaagaaattgtgAGGACTGAAAAAACAACACTCGGCTGCTATAATTTTAGAACGAATGCAGGAAACGACCGAATATGTATGGCGATAAAGCTGAATGATTCGTCGCCGAAGAAAAATAGCGCGCGACGAGCGGTGAAGTCAGACACGGGTCTGACTAATGATGCGCCCTCGCTACTTTGTGGCTGCGCTTCTTGCGCAACGACGATGTATCAACTCTTGTCAGGTGCATCATTCCCGGTAACCCGAGCCAGATTCATTTAAATTATGATCGGACACCGGTGGTGCTCGAATTTCAAGCTTTCCCAAAAAAAACTCTCTTGGACGTTCGCGTTTGGAAGCCGATCGTCTCCTAATTTTACTTCTGTAATCTATGGATTTTAGATTTCGCGTAGTAAATTAACACGCTACTCTCGTTAATTAGAAATTCCAGACGcgagttttttgttttttgttttttttgtttggaGAAATTAGCGCGTAAATTAATACACGTTTGATCTTTCGTAGAGATCGTACGTTTCTCCTTCGAGAAGAAAACGCTTGGAAATTCTTTTTTTGGAAAActtcatatttttctaaaaattaacaTCCCCGAATGTACGATTCATGATAGGTATAAATTAAAATCAGGATATTTTTCGTCCATGAATTGctagaaattaattaatattttctggGTATACTCGAGAGAAAGTTTACTTTCCATACCAAtgatgaaaaatgtttaaccgttcgatcgaacgcgatgtTTCTAcggtttttcgaaaaatattttcggatAGGTATGCAGGAAATGATCTCGAGGGAAAGCTATTCGCAGCttcatattataaataaatatccagCGAAGTTTCTCCGCCTGTTATTCTTTTCGGTATTTAaagctttcgtttcttcgtattttcccgtatatttttctttctaatcTGTTTTTATTAACTGCAGCCGTAACGCACGAATGTCCACGGTGGAATTTCGAATCATTGAGAA
The sequence above is drawn from the Ptiloglossa arizonensis isolate GNS036 chromosome 1, iyPtiAriz1_principal, whole genome shotgun sequence genome and encodes:
- the Mhc gene encoding myosin heavy chain isoform X13, with the translated sequence MPKPKPQEGEDPDPTPYLFVSLEQKRIDQTKPYDAKKACWVPDEKEGYVLGEIKATKGDVVTVGLPGGESKDFKKDQLQQVNPPKYEKCEDMSNLTYLNDASVLHNLKQRYYAKLIYTYSGLFCVAINPYKRFPVYTSRCAKLYRGKRRNEVPPHIFAISDGAYVNMLTNSENQSMLITGESGAGKTENTKKVIAYFATVGASTKKADDANQKKGSLEDQVVQTNPVLEAFGNAKTVRNDNSSRFGKFIRIHFGPSGKLAGADIETYLLEKARVISQQSLERSYHIFYQMMSGSVAGLKDMCCLSNNIQDYYFVSQGKTTIPNVDDGEECLLTDQAFDVLGFTQEEKNDIYKITAAVMHMGGMKFKQRGREEQAEADGTEEGERVAKLLGCDCADLYKNLLKPRIKVGNEFVTQGRNKDQVAYSVGAMSKAMFDRLFKWLVKKCNETLDTKQKRQHFIGVLDIAGFEIFDYNGFEQLCINFTNEKLQQFFNHHMFVLEQEEYKKEGIVWQFIDFGMDLAACIELIEKPMGILSILEEESMFPKATDKTFEEKLNNNHLGKSPNYLKPKPPKPGQQAAHFAIGHYAGNVPYNITGWLEKNKDPLNDTVVDQFKKSANKLLVEIFADHPGQSGDTGGGGGGKGGRGKKGGGFSTVSSSYREQLNNLMTTLRATQPHFVRCIIPNEMKQPGVIDSHLVMHQLTCNGVLEGIRICRKGFPNRMVYPDFKLRYMILAPAAMAAESDPKKAAQACFESIGLDPESYRIGHTKVFFRAGVLGQMEEFRDERLSKIVSWMQAYIRGYLSRKDFKRLQEQRLALVVVQRNLRKYLQLRTWPWWKLWQKVKPLLNVTRIEDELAALEEKARKAQEAFEKEEKLRKELEEQNTKLAAERNALQRQLDGEKGSLSEYMEKSLKLAAQKADLESQLQDLNDRFKEEEDSRNNLFQNKKKLEQEVAGLKKDIEDLELNLQKSEQDKATKDHQIRNLNDEIAHQDELINKLNKEKKNQGEVNQKTGEELQAAEDKVNHLNKVKIKLEHTLDELEDSLEREKKSRADVEKSKRKVEGDLKLTQEAVADLERNKKELEQTIQRKDKELSSLTAKLEDEQSLVGKLQKQIKELQARIEELEEEIEAERGSRVKAEKQRSDLARELEELGERLEEAGGATSAQIELNKKREAELSKLRRDLEEANIQHEATLASLRKKHNDAVAEMGEQIDTLNKLKARVEKEKVQYFSELNDMRASVDHLSNEKAAQEKIVKQLQHQLNETQGKLEEVNRTLNDFDAAKKKLSIENSDLLRQLEEAESQVSQLSKIKISLTTQLEDTKRLADEEGRERATLLGKFRNLEHDLDNIREQVEEEAEGKADLQRQLSKANAEAQLWRTKYESEGVARAEELEEAKRKLQARLAEAEETIESLNQKVIALEKTKQRLSTEVEDLQIEVDRATAIANAAEKKQKAFDKIIGEWKLKVDDLAAELDASQKECRNYSTELFRLRGAYEEGQEQLEAVRRENKNLADEVKDLLDQIGEGGRNIHEIEKARKRLEAEKDELQAALEEAEAALEQEENKVLRSQLELSQVRQEIDRRIQEKEEEFENTRKNHQRALDSMQASLEAEAKGKAEALRMKKKLEADINELEIALDHANKANAEAQKNIKRYQQQLKDVQTALEEEQRARDEARELLGISERRANALQNELEESRTLLEQADRGRRQAEQELADCHEQLNELGAQNASISAAKRKLEAELQTLHSDLDELLNEAKNSEEKAKKAMVDAARLADELRAEQDHAQTQEKLRKALETQIKELQVRLDEAEANALKGGKKAIQKLEQRVRELENELDGEQRRHADAQKNLRKSERRIKELSFQADEDRKNHERMQDLVDKLQQKIKTYKRQIEEAEEIAALNLAKFRKAQQELEEAEERADLAEQAITKFRTKGRGGSAARGLSPAPHRSAFKPQLDGSAFPPRFDLQPDGEL